One genomic region from Sander lucioperca isolate FBNREF2018 chromosome 3, SLUC_FBN_1.2, whole genome shotgun sequence encodes:
- the cog4 gene encoding conserved oligomeric Golgi complex subunit 4 — translation MADSGPVAAKRCDAGSLSSVSMETISALTELEDLERVYQQLCAEEKEVDSELERLVGQEGTIHTKMLALQRMGPNLQLIEGDASQLSGMITFTCSLAENVSRKVRQLDLAKTRLYNVIQRADDILDLKFCTDGVQTALRNEDYEQAAAHIHRYLSLDQSVIELSRQGEESSAVDASLLMLQEAEQKLKVIVAEKLDEAVAAVDLAQVERFFKIFPLLGLHQQGLVRFGQYLCSQLSSKAEENLLLASGGDLGEKRAPLVFADTLTLLLEGIARVVETHQPIVETYYGPGHLYTLITHLQQECDRQAQKIVDKFIQQRGYHNKFQVAQSSMMKSVPGEGIEPRELDPVLTEVTLMNARAELYLRFLRRRMLADFEVGDAQSVTQEHQQNTEKLLKHCLLSRTMQELIGYYIPMEEYYMRESVNKAVAMDTYEKGQLTSSMVDDCFYIVKKCISRALSSSSIDCLCAMINHANSVLESDFREVLYNKLRQGFPATTLQDIQRGVSSAVSLMQSSLQQGKFNTMGIESAEHAKAAFLVTLNNVEVCSENITTLKRNLENDCSKLFNQGAGSGEQAKIESCLSDLVNTSAKFKDLLQEGLTELNTTAIKPQVKPWISSFLSISHNIEEEEFNDYEANDPWVQQLIVNLEQLMAEFKTAQSPVIYDILTSLMTSLISIEMEKTVLKCSFSRLGGLQFDKELRSLVAYLTTVTTWTIRDKFARLTQMATILNLERVTEILDYWGPNSGPLTWRLTPAEVRQVLALRVDFRSEDIKRLRL, via the exons AAAGAAGTGGATTCTGAGCTGGAAAGACTGGTGGGGCAGGAGGGGACCATTCACACAAAGATGCTGGCGCTGCAGAGGATGGG GCCCAACCTACAGTTGATTGAAGGAGACGCCAGTCAGCTGTCAGGCATGATCACATTTACCTGCAGTCTGGCTGAAAATGTCAGCCGCAAAGTCAGACAGCTAGACCTGGCAAAG ACACGGCTGTATAATGTCATCCAGCGTGCCGACGATATCCTCGATCTAAAGTTCTGCACAGACGGCGTGCAGACAGCTCTACGTAATGAAGATTATGAGCAGGCTGCTGCTCACATCCATCGATACCTCTCTCTGGACCAGTCGGTTATTGAGCTGAGCAGGCAGGGAGAAGAAA GCAGTGCTGTGGATGCCAGTCTGTTGATGCTGCAGGAGGCAGAGCAGAAACTTAAGGTCATCGTTGCTGAAAAGCTGGATGAAGCTGTTGCAGCAGTCGACCTCGCACAAGTGGAAAGGTTTTTCAAGATCTTCCCTCTGTTGGGCCTCCACCAGCAGGGCCTCGTCCGTTTTGGCCAATATCTCTGCAGTCAG CTTTCCTCCAAAGCTGAGGAGAACCTGCTCTTAGCTTCTGGTGGAGATCTGGGCGAGAAGAGAGCACCGTTGGTATTTGCAGACACTCTGACGCTGCTGCTGGAAG GTATTGCTCGCGTCGTTGAGACTCATCAGCCCATAGTAGAGACGTATTACGGTCCAGGGCATCTGTACACACTCATCACTCACCtgcagcaggaatgtgaccgaCAGGCCCAGAAAATAGTCGACAAGTTTATACAGCAGAGAGGATACCACAACAAG TTTCAGGTcgcccagagcagcatgatgaAGAGCGTGCCGGGAGAGGGGATCGAGCCCCG GGAGCTGGACCCTGTACTGACTGAAGTAACCCTGATGAACGCAAGGGCGGAGCTCTACCTGCGCTTCTTACGCCGTCGCATGCTGGCCGACTTTGAAGTTGGGGATGCTCAGAGCGTCACACAGG AGCATCAGCAGAACACGGAGAAGCTACTGAAACACTGCTTGCTGAGCAGGACGATGCAGGAGCTGATTGGTTACTATATTCCAATGGAAGAGTACTACATGAGAGAGTCTGTCAACAAG GCTGTTGCTATGGATACATATGAAAAGGGTCAGCTGACCTCCAGCATGGTGGACGACTGTTTCTACATTGTGAAGAAGTGCATCAGTAGAGCTTTATCCAGCTCCAGCATCGACTGCCTCTGTGCCATGATCAACCACGCTAACTCTGTGCTGGAGTCTGACTTCAG GGAGGTGTTGTATAATAAGCTGCGGCAGGGCTTCCCGGCTACGACGCTTCAGGACATCCAGCGTGGCGTCAGCAGTGCTGTCAGTCTGATGCAGAGCAGCTTACAGCAGGGGAAGTTCAACACGATGGGCATCGAGAGCGCTGAACATGCCAAGGCTGCATTTCTG GTGACTCTGAATAACGTTGAGGTGTGTAGTGAGAATATCACGACTTTAAAGAGAAACCTTGAG AATGACTGCTCCAAGTTGTTTAATCAGGGCGCCGGCTCTGGAGAACAAGCCAAGATTGAAAGCTGTTTGTCCGACCTCGTCAACACATCTGCCAAGTTCAAGGATCTCTTACAG GAGGGCCTGACTGAGTTAAACACAACAGCCATAAAGCCTCAGGTCAAACCCTGGATCAGCAGCTTCCTGTCCATCTCACACAACATAGAAGAG GAGGAGTTTAATGATTATGAAGCTAATGATCCCTGGGTGCAGCAGCTCATCGTTAACTTGGAGCAGCTCATGGCGGAGTTCAAG ACGGCCCAGTCTCCTGTCATCTACGACATACTGACCAGCCTGATGACCAGCTTGATATCCATTGAAATGGAGAAGACCGTCCTCAAATGTTCATTCAGCAGG CTCGGAGGGCTCCAGTTCGATAAAGAGCTTCGGTCTCTTGTGGCGTACCTCACCACCGTGACCACCTGGACCATCAGGGATAAGTTTGCGCGTCTCACACAAATGGCCACAATCCTCAACCTGGAGCGG GTAACTGAGATCTTGGATTACTGGGGCCCAAACTCAGGCCCCCTGACATGGCGGCTGACCCCAGCGGAGGTGCGTCAGGTTCTAGCGCTGCGTGTTGACTTCAGAAGTGAAGATATCAAGAGGCTGCGACTGTAA